The genomic region ACATTTGCAAATCCAGCATTCTTTTGGTTGTTGTTGCTCATACCACTGCTGTGTGTGTGGTATATATTCTCTTACAAGAAATCGAAGGCAAACCTAAGTATTTCATCAACACTGACTTTTAAGAAGTATAAAGGAAAGGGCTATTTATACCACTTACTTTTTGTAAGCAGAGTGTTAGCTATAGCTTTGCTGATTGTAGCCTTAGCCCGCCCACAAGTGCATTCAGAATCAGCTAAGGTAAAGACTACTGAAGGGATTGACATTGTGCTGGCAATAGATGTGTCTACCAGTATGCTCTCGCAGGACTTGAAACCCAACCGCTTTGAGGCACTGAAGAAAGTAGCTTCACAGTTCGTACAGGAGCGCCCTAACGACCGCATCGGTTTGGTAATTTATGCAGGTGAAAGTTATACTCAAACGCCAGTAACAAGCGATAAGGCGATAATCCTTAACGCTCTGAAGGACATTAATTCTGGTGCTATCGAGGATGGTACTGCTATTGGGATGGGGCTGGCTACGGCGGTCAATCGTTTGAAAGAGAGCAAAGCCAAGAGCCGTGTGATAATCCTCCTTACTGATGGGGTAAATAACACAGGCTTCGTCGACCCTGAAACAGCTGCTGAGATGGCTGCCGAATATGGTATTAAGGTTTACACGGTAGGGATAGGTACTAATGGTATGGCACTTTCACCCTTTGCTCTGAACGCTGATGGCTCCATAATGTACCGAATGCAACAAGTAGAGATAGATGAAGCACTGATGAAGAATATCGCTAAGATCACTAAGGGGAAATACTTCCGTGCTACTAACAATAAAAAGCTCAAAGAGATCTACGATGAGATTAATAAACTTGAAACAAGTAAGATAGAGGAATTTAAATATACAGAAGTAGACGAAAAATTCCGTCCGTTGGCGCTTATAGCAGGCTTGTTATTACTACTTGAATTCTTGCTAAAGCACACCGTTTTTAGGAATGAAATATAAAAGTTGCCAAACTATATTTAATGGGATAGCGGTTTTGTACGTAAGTGCAAAGCCGCTATTTTTTATTCTTTGAAGGCTACTGATGGATAAAATGCTTACTACCACCGAAACAAGAACGAACCCACAACGAAGTAATAAATTATTATGAGTAATACAAATTTGTTTTCGTTTTCCTTCGTAAACTATAAAGATATAAACTATTGAAATTTAGTGGGCTAAAAGGTGAGTTTTAAAATATTTATGAAAATAAGTGTTAAAATGTTTGGCGGTTTAAAAAAATAGCTATACTTTTACCGCCTAAATGAATAACAAACGTAACAGATATGAGTAATACAGAAAAGAAAACAAGTATGTACGAAAACGTGATGCACGAGTTCAACAAAGCAGCAGACAAGATGAACTTAGATGCAGGCGTACGCAAGATTTTAGCAACTACTCAGAACGAAGTAGTAGTGCACTTCCCTGTGAAGATGGACGATGGTCGCATTGAGGTATTCACAGGCTATCGCGTGCAACACAACAACGCACTGGGTCCTTATAAAGGGGGATTGCGCTATCACCCAACGGTGGACATCAATGCCGCACGTGCTTTGGCTACGTGGATGACGTGGAAGTCAGCTATCGCAGGCATTCCGTACGGTGGCGGTAAGGGTGGTATACAGATTGACCCAAGCCAATTCTCACAAGCAGAGTTGGAGCGTATCACACGTCGCTTTACCTACGCATTGGGCGATAATATTGGTCCTGATTACGATATTCCTGCACCAGATGTGAATACCAATGCACAGATTATGGCGTGGATTGCCGATACGTATGCCTCTACCAAAGCACCCTCACAGCGCGCTAATAACTTCCACGTAGTAACAGGTAAGCCTGTAGGCTGCGGCGGATTGGAAGGGCGCGACCGTGCAACAGGTTTTGGAGTGGTAACTGCTATTAAGAAGTGGGTAAAAGCTCATAATGTAGACCTGAAAGGCAAGACCTATATTGTGCAAGGCTTCGGTAACGTAGGCTATTGGACAGCGCATTTTCTCAGTGAGCTTGGGGCTAAACTCATTGCTGTACAAGACCACACAGGCTCTATTAGCAATCCTGATGGTATCTGCCCTGAAGAGCTTTTAGCGTATGCAAAGACCAACAAGGGTGGGGTAGGAGGCTATCCTAAAGCAAAGGCTATCAATAATGCCGACTTCTGGAAGACAGAGTGCTATCTATTAGTGCCAGCAGCTTTGGGTAACCAAATCACTGTAAACAATGTGAAAGACATCAAGGCGCAATTAGTGGCAGAAGGCGCTAATGGCCCCACAGACTCAGAGGCAGAGGAAGTGCTTTTGAAGAAAGGCATAGCCGTAATTCCTGACATCTTGTGTAACAGTGGTGGGGTGATAGGTTCGTACTACGAATGGCTACAGAACAAGCGTGCTGAGGTATGGCATATTGATGAGGTACTCGAAAGACTACAAAGGAAGATTGAGCACTCATTCGATTTGGTAGTTGAAGCCTCAAAAGAATACGACTGCGACCTGCGTACAGCGGCGTATATCGTAGCACTCAAGAAGATAGAGCGCGTATACAAAGAAAGAGGCGTATTCCCTTAGAATACAAAAACAATAAGATAAAAGAGACTGCCCACGGGTGGTCTCTTTTTTGGCTTTAAAATTAATTTGACGTATGAATGAACAAGAAACGGTACTTGTAGTAGGAGCTACGGGCTATTTGGGAAGATACATAGTAGCAGAACTACATAGACGAGGCGTACGGGTGCGAGCCGTAGTACGCAGTAGAGTTCGCGCTGAGGAAGAAGGGGCTTGGGGAGCACCTTCGCTTGAAGGTTTGGTAGATGAATGGGCAGAAGGGGCAGTAACTGACCTTACATTTACTACTGAGCTGGCAAAGGGGGTCGATAGAGTGATTTCAGCCCTTGGCGTAACCAAGCAGAAGGCAGACCCTTGGGCAGTGGATTACGGGGCAAACCTAAATGTATTGCGATCGGCTGTGGAGTACGATGTGAAGAGCTTCTGCTTTGTGAACGTCATCGGAGGTGATAAGTGTCCTGCCCAGCTTACTAAGGCAAAGGCTGCCTTTGTAAAAGACCTAAAAGCCTCTGCGATTATCAGTGAGGTGGTGAACCCGCCTGCCTATTTCTCAGATATGACTGAGGT from Capnocytophaga haemolytica harbors:
- a CDS encoding Glu/Leu/Phe/Val family dehydrogenase, whose protein sequence is MSNTEKKTSMYENVMHEFNKAADKMNLDAGVRKILATTQNEVVVHFPVKMDDGRIEVFTGYRVQHNNALGPYKGGLRYHPTVDINAARALATWMTWKSAIAGIPYGGGKGGIQIDPSQFSQAELERITRRFTYALGDNIGPDYDIPAPDVNTNAQIMAWIADTYASTKAPSQRANNFHVVTGKPVGCGGLEGRDRATGFGVVTAIKKWVKAHNVDLKGKTYIVQGFGNVGYWTAHFLSELGAKLIAVQDHTGSISNPDGICPEELLAYAKTNKGGVGGYPKAKAINNADFWKTECYLLVPAALGNQITVNNVKDIKAQLVAEGANGPTDSEAEEVLLKKGIAVIPDILCNSGGVIGSYYEWLQNKRAEVWHIDEVLERLQRKIEHSFDLVVEASKEYDCDLRTAAYIVALKKIERVYKERGVFP
- a CDS encoding vWA domain-containing protein yields the protein MFKDITFANPAFFWLLLLIPLLCVWYIFSYKKSKANLSISSTLTFKKYKGKGYLYHLLFVSRVLAIALLIVALARPQVHSESAKVKTTEGIDIVLAIDVSTSMLSQDLKPNRFEALKKVASQFVQERPNDRIGLVIYAGESYTQTPVTSDKAIILNALKDINSGAIEDGTAIGMGLATAVNRLKESKAKSRVIILLTDGVNNTGFVDPETAAEMAAEYGIKVYTVGIGTNGMALSPFALNADGSIMYRMQQVEIDEALMKNIAKITKGKYFRATNNKKLKEIYDEINKLETSKIEEFKYTEVDEKFRPLALIAGLLLLLEFLLKHTVFRNEI
- a CDS encoding NAD(P)H-binding protein produces the protein MNEQETVLVVGATGYLGRYIVAELHRRGVRVRAVVRSRVRAEEEGAWGAPSLEGLVDEWAEGAVTDLTFTTELAKGVDRVISALGVTKQKADPWAVDYGANLNVLRSAVEYDVKSFCFVNVIGGDKCPAQLTKAKAAFVKDLKASAIISEVVNPPAYFSDMTEVFKMAQQGRVYLFAPEVRINPIHGADLAAFCVDRLLEGKVGEWNVGGPEVFTWREVATCVFEALGKPAKISRVSPMVLKPLIGIMQLFNERKADTLRFVSWSMTHDCMGQTTGTHKLLDFYTAQAR